One region of Flavobacterium sp. KACC 22763 genomic DNA includes:
- a CDS encoding M4 family metallopeptidase, with product MERKLPKIMASAVIILTFSAPVFAQNTDKRVSQKNLSENGQPSLITFSDKSTYKGTDYNTVFKEQLGLKENQSFLKVKTESDREGFTHEKFQLYEQGIKVEFANYSLHSKEGKLVSMNGEFYAFKNVKTTPKLSSQDAFAQAIAYTGAKEYLWEKPEDAAAMDYEKPKGELVLLPDMEEQGEDRKSDKVRLAYKFDIYATNPLSRGDLYIDAENGKVLFYNATIKHLGEHSHGGKLESANANQKEMANAKAAIVSANAATRYSGTQTIQTTLSGSSYILSDGTRGNGIQTYNSARTATYPTTNFTDADNNWTAAEYNNTNKDNGALDAHWGAEMTYDYWSAVHGRNSYDNAGAKIKSYVHYNLVAAGYPNNNNAFWNGSVMTYGDGTGTGGFDILTALDVAGHEIGHAVCTYTANLAYQKESGAMNEGFSDIWGACIEYRAAPTKSTWLVGEDIERRTGHLALRSMSNPKSEGQPDTYGGTNWVSQSCTPTSSNDYCGVHTNSGVLNHWFYILSVGKSGTNDIGSAYNVTGITIDKAAKIAFRLESVYLTANSTYANARTSGIQSAIDLYGAGSAEVIATTNAFYAVGVGAAYVGSSDTVVPTTPTSLAASGTTGTTTNLTWTASTDNVAVTGYDIYQGTTLKGSSTTTSYTVTGLTALTAYSFSVKAKDAAGNVSAASNTVNVTTTSAALTYCTSQGNSTADERIGKVVFGTINNTSTGTAGYENYTSISTNATRGTAYTITITPSWTSTVYSEGYAVFIDYNQDGDFADSGETVWTKATSTATSASGSITIPATATLGTTRLRVSMKYNGIPTSCESFSYGQVEDYSINITASGAIANENITAGLLETTEISSLALYPNPVKDELNVSLSDSAGFTFRITNTLGQQISTGQISGNPINVSALSTGVYIIELNNGSKRVAKKFIKK from the coding sequence ATGGAAAGAAAATTACCTAAAATTATGGCGTCAGCCGTTATTATTCTTACATTTTCAGCGCCTGTATTTGCTCAGAATACAGACAAGCGCGTAAGTCAGAAAAATTTATCAGAAAATGGACAACCAAGTCTAATCACTTTTAGTGATAAATCTACCTACAAGGGAACAGATTACAATACTGTTTTTAAAGAGCAACTTGGATTAAAAGAGAACCAGTCTTTTTTGAAAGTTAAAACCGAATCAGACAGAGAGGGTTTTACTCATGAAAAGTTTCAGTTGTATGAACAGGGAATCAAAGTAGAATTTGCCAATTATTCATTACATTCTAAAGAAGGCAAATTAGTTTCTATGAATGGCGAGTTTTATGCTTTTAAAAATGTAAAAACGACTCCTAAATTATCAAGTCAGGATGCCTTTGCTCAAGCGATCGCTTACACGGGAGCAAAAGAATACTTATGGGAAAAGCCTGAAGATGCTGCGGCAATGGACTATGAAAAACCAAAAGGAGAATTGGTTTTATTGCCAGATATGGAAGAGCAGGGAGAGGATAGAAAATCAGATAAGGTTAGATTGGCTTATAAGTTTGATATCTATGCTACAAATCCGTTAAGCAGAGGTGATCTCTATATCGACGCTGAAAATGGAAAAGTCTTGTTTTATAACGCTACTATAAAACACCTTGGAGAACATAGTCACGGAGGAAAATTGGAATCTGCTAATGCAAATCAAAAGGAAATGGCTAACGCAAAAGCTGCAATTGTTTCTGCAAATGCAGCGACACGTTATAGCGGAACTCAGACCATTCAGACTACTCTAAGTGGATCTTCTTATATTTTATCTGATGGAACTCGAGGAAATGGAATTCAAACCTATAATTCTGCAAGAACAGCGACATATCCCACAACCAATTTTACAGACGCTGATAATAATTGGACAGCTGCAGAATATAATAATACGAATAAAGATAATGGAGCATTAGATGCACATTGGGGGGCTGAAATGACTTATGATTATTGGTCTGCTGTTCATGGAAGAAACAGTTATGACAATGCCGGAGCAAAAATTAAAAGTTATGTTCACTACAATTTAGTGGCCGCTGGATATCCAAATAATAATAATGCATTCTGGAACGGAAGCGTTATGACTTATGGTGACGGAACTGGAACTGGAGGATTTGATATCTTGACGGCACTTGATGTTGCTGGACATGAAATAGGACATGCAGTTTGTACTTATACGGCAAATCTTGCTTATCAAAAAGAATCAGGAGCAATGAATGAAGGTTTCTCGGATATTTGGGGAGCTTGTATTGAATATCGCGCTGCACCAACAAAATCTACATGGTTAGTGGGGGAAGATATCGAAAGAAGAACAGGACATCTTGCTTTGCGTTCTATGAGTAATCCAAAATCAGAAGGGCAACCAGATACTTATGGAGGAACCAATTGGGTGAGCCAAAGCTGTACACCAACTAGCAGTAATGATTATTGTGGTGTTCATACCAATTCAGGAGTTCTGAATCACTGGTTTTATATTTTATCAGTTGGTAAATCAGGTACAAATGATATTGGAAGCGCATATAATGTGACAGGTATAACTATCGATAAAGCGGCAAAAATTGCTTTTCGTTTAGAGAGCGTGTATTTAACCGCAAATTCTACTTATGCAAATGCAAGAACATCAGGAATACAATCTGCAATTGATCTATATGGTGCAGGTTCGGCTGAAGTTATAGCGACAACCAATGCATTTTATGCAGTAGGTGTTGGTGCTGCTTATGTAGGATCTAGTGATACTGTTGTACCTACAACTCCAACAAGTCTTGCTGCTTCTGGTACTACAGGGACAACGACTAATTTAACGTGGACAGCATCAACAGATAATGTAGCTGTTACAGGGTATGATATTTACCAAGGAACAACATTAAAAGGTTCGTCTACAACAACAAGTTATACCGTAACTGGTTTAACAGCATTAACAGCTTATAGTTTTAGTGTAAAAGCTAAAGATGCTGCAGGAAATGTTTCAGCGGCAAGTAACACAGTAAATGTTACAACTACTTCTGCGGCACTAACATATTGTACATCTCAGGGTAATAGTACTGCAGACGAAAGAATTGGTAAAGTTGTATTCGGCACAATCAATAATACATCTACTGGAACAGCAGGCTATGAAAATTATACTTCAATTTCGACAAATGCCACAAGAGGAACTGCATATACAATTACGATCACGCCGAGCTGGACATCTACAGTTTATAGTGAAGGATATGCTGTGTTTATAGATTATAATCAAGATGGTGATTTTGCAGATTCTGGCGAAACGGTTTGGACAAAAGCTACATCAACAGCAACTTCAGCATCGGGAAGTATAACAATTCCTGCAACAGCAACTCTTGGAACAACAAGACTTAGAGTTTCTATGAAATATAATGGAATTCCAACATCTTGCGAAAGTTTTTCTTATGGACAAGTTGAAGATTATTCTATAAATATAACGGCATCGGGAGCAATTGCTAATGAGAACATCACGGCTGGTTTGCTTGAAACCACAGAAATATCAAGTTTAGCATTGTATCCAAATCCAGTAAAGGACGAACTTAATGTTTCATTATCGGATAGTGCAGGATTTACATTTAGAATCACAAATACATTGGGTCAGCAAATTAGCACAGGACAAATTTCTGGAAACCCAATAAATGTTAGTGCATTAAGTACTGGAGTTTACATTATAGAATTAAATAACGGCAGTAAAAGAGTCGCTAAGAAATTTATTAAGAAATAA